A window of Kineococcus sp. NBC_00420 genomic DNA:
CGGGTCGGGTGTCCCGCACGTACGTCGACTCTCCCCCCACCAGCGGGGCGTCCCGCATGGGGCCACCCGACGCGGTCCCGTAGCCCAGGACCGCCCCGCCGCCGGCCCCGTCGGCGCTGAACCTGCCCGCGGACGCCGGCCGGGTCGCCTCACCGTCCCCGAAGTAGAAGACCAGCTGCGCCCGGCCCGGCGCCTGGCGGGCCCCGGCGCTCAGCAGGCGGTACAGCAACGCCGAGGCCTGTCGGGGGTCGCCGCCCTGCGCGGACCCCGCGCTGGAGGGGACCAGCGACGCGACCGACGTGAGGGCGGCCGCGGTGTCGGTCGTCAGCGGCATCGTCTGCAGCGCGGTGCTGCTCGACACGATGGTGGAGAACCTCGCCCCCGCGTAGCGACGCGTCAGTTCCCCCACGTCGGCCTGCACCTCGCTCAACCGGGTACGACCGCCCGCGCCGTCCTCCGCCGCCATGCTGAGCGTCCCGTCCACGACGAGGTACACGTCGACGTCACGGCTGCGCAGCGCCGAGGTCCCGCCCGGCACGGTCGGCGCCCAGACCAGCACGCCCGACAGCCCGACCAGTACGACCGTGACGACGACTCCCCGGCGAGCTGGTCGGCCGCCTGCGAGCGCCCGCGCGACCAGCAGCACGAGCACGGCCGCGCCGACGACGACGCCCACGCTCCGCGACGCGTCGACCGGCACGAGGCGCGGGGTCCCGGTGGCGCGGGCCGCCTCCCGGGCCCGGAGGCCGGTGACGACGCCCGGGACGGCGCCGGGCGAGGTCACCTCCGCGTACGTCCCGCCCGAGAGGGTGACCGCGGTCTGGAACTGCTGCGCGGCCGCGCGGGCCGTGTCCGTCGTCGGCGCGGCGGGGTTGAGGCCGTAGAGGCGGACACCACGAGCCAGCGCGAGGTGGCCGACGTCGTCCAGCGTCACGCGCTGAGGGCCGCCGGCGATGTCGTCGGTGGCCAGCACGACCGAGCGCGACCGCGGTGAGTCGAGCCGGTCGAAGGCGCCGACGCAGGTCGCGGCGCCGTCGCCGATGACGGAGGTCCCCTCCCCGCCCGTGGTCCCCGCCCACGCGGGTGAGCCGACGTTGGCCGTGTCGTAGGCGGCGCGGACCTTCGCCAGTTGCGTGGAGACGTAGTCGGCGTCGTCGGTGAGGGGGAACACCTGGACCGGGCGGCTGTCGAAGAGGACGAGGCCGATGCGGTCGCCGGGACTGTCCCGGGCGATGCGGGCGAAGGCGTCGAGCACGGCGGCGTCGGTGGGGGCCATCGAGGAGGAGACGTCCAGGCAGAGGACGACGTCGCGGCTGCGGCTGTCCTGGTCCACCGCCACCACGGTGACCGGGCGGGCGGTGAGCACGGCGCAGCCGACGACGGCGACGACGGCCGCGACCGTCGCCACCGCCAGCGCGGTGCGGTGCCGTCGGCGGGCGCGGCGGTAGGCCGGCAGCGCCGTCAGGCGGTCGGCGTGGGCGAGCACGGGCACGGATCGGCGCGACCGCCGGTCCCGGCGCACGACGACGGCGCAGAGGACTGCGACCGGCAGGAGCGCGACCGCGAGGACCCACGGGTGCAGCAGTTCGGTCACGGCCCGCCCTCCTCGGCCGCGGCCCGGGCGGCCCGCAGCAGGAGCTCAGGGTCGTCCGGGGGCCGGGGCGCGAACTGGAACGGCAGGCAGGCGGTCAGCGCCGGGGAGTCGGCGGGGACCTCGAGCGAGCGGAGGACCGCCGCGGTGCGGTGGCCCACGTCTCGGGCCGAGAGCGTGCCGGTCCGGAACCCCTCCTCGATCCGGGCCAGGGCCTCCCGGGCCGTGCGGTGCCGGTCCTCCACGGACCCGGCGGGGGCGTCGCGGGTGGCGGTGTCCTCGGGTGGGGCCGGTCGGGGGCGGCGCCGGCGCACGGCCCAGGCGAGGACCACGACGGCGAGGAGCAGCAACCCCACCCCGACCACGGCCCAGCCGCCCCAGAACGGGACCGGGGCGTGCAGTTCCCCGGCACCCGGCACCACTCCGGAACCCGCGTCGAGGGTCAGCACGTCAGCCCCGGGCCCGGGCGTGCTCGCGCACCAGGGCGTGCAGACCCGCCATGACGCCGTGGGGACCGTCGACGCGTCCCACGCTCACCCCGTTGCGGCGCAACAGGCTCACGGCACGGCGGCGGCGCTCGCGGTCGGCGGCCAGGTGGGCGGCGCGCACCCGGGCCACCCGCCGGACCCGGCCCGGGAGGAGGCGCGGACCGCCGAGGGCTCCCAGGGTTCCCTCCACCCCGGTGGGGTCGACGTCGGAGATCGTCACCCAGAGGACGTCGTGGCGGATCGCGAGTCGCCGGACGGCCTGCTGGAGCCCGGCGTCGACGTCGACGTCGTCCGCGACCACGACCACGACGGCACGTCGCCGCTGGTAGCGGGCCGCCCGCTCCAGCAGGGTCCCCACGTCGACGGGTGGGTCGCCGATCGCCGCGGTCAGCGACGAGACCACCCGGGCGCGGTGGGCGGCCCCCCTCCGCGCGGGAAGGACGGTGAGCGCGTCGGGACGTCCGGCGACCAGCGCGACGCGGTCGCCCCGGGCCTCGGCGACCCCCGCGAGGACCTCGACGACGAGGCGGACGGCGACGAGCTTGGGTTCCCCGCCGACACCGGCCGCGGCGAGTTCCGCACCGGTGGGGACGAGGAAGAGGACGGTCTGGTCGCGCCGGGCGACGTAGCGCTTGACCAGGGGCACGGGGTTGCGCGCCGTGGCCGACCAGTCGATGTCGCGGACGTCGTCGCCCTCGACGTAGGGCCGCAGGTCGTCGAAGTCGTGGCTGCGACCGGGGAAGACCGCCGCCCAGTCGCCGTCGAGCTGGCCGTGGCTGCGCCGGTGCGCCGGGATGGCCAGCAGGGCGGCGAGACGGGGGGAGACCTGCCCGGGCCCCCGTCCGGCGGGAGGACGGGCGGTCACGGCGCGGGGACCTGCTCGAGGAGGCGGTCGACGACGTCGTCGGCGCGGACGTCCTCGGCGAGGGCCTCGAAGGTCAGGCCCATCCGGTGGCGCAGCGCCCGGTGGGCGAGGGCCCGGACGTCGGCCGGCAGCACGTGGTCGCGGCCCTGCATCAGGGCGCGGACCTGCGCCGCGCTGGTGAGGGCGATGCTGGCCCGGGGGCTGGCCCCGAACTCCGTGGCGGGGTCCGCCCGGGAGGCGCGCACGAGCGCCACGACGTAGCCGACCAGCGAGACGTCGACGTGCACGCGGCGGGCGAGGTCCTGCAGGAGGCGGACGTCGTCGAGGGAGACCGAGGACGGCTGGAGGTCGGGCGCCGACCCGGTCCGGTGGGCCCGGACGATCTCCTCCTCCTCCGCCGCGCTGGGGTAGTCGAGGACGTCGTGCAGCAGGAACCGGTCGAGCTGGGCCTCCGGGAGCGGGTAGGTCCCCTCGCTCTCCACAGGGTTCTGGGTCGCGACGACGAAGAACGGCTGCGGCAGCGGGTGGGTGACGCCGGCGATGGTGACCTGGTGCTCCTGCATCGCCTCCAGCATCGCGCTCTGGGTCTTGGCGCTGGAGCGGTTGATCTCGTCCAGGAGCACCACGTTGGCGTGGACCGGACCCAGGCGGGTGGTGAACTCCGCGCGGACGGCGTCGTAGACCTGCGTCCCGACGATGTCGCTGGGCAGCAGGTCGGGGGTGCACTGAACCCGTCGGAAACTACCGCCGAGGGCGTTCGCGATCGTCGACGCGGCCGTCGTCTTGGCCAGACCGGGCATGCTCTCCAGGAGGACGTGCCCACCGGCGACCAGGGTGGCGACGAGCGTCTCGAACAGGCGGTGCTGCCCCACGATCCGGGCGGAGAACGCACGTCGCAGTTCGGTGAGGACCGCCGCCGCCCGGTCGAGCTCGGCGTCGTTCGGTGCATCGTTCGGTACGGCGGTCACTGCGCTCCTCGCTGGTGCTCAACGCTGTCGCGGCCGTCGACCAGCGTGGGTCGTCCGGCCCGGGCGGTTGACGGGTGACCCGTTCGAGACGACGTCAGGACGGGCTCGCGGGTTGCCCCGGACCGGCACGAGTTTCGCAGGCGTCACGCGCGCGGTCCGGTGGACCCGGTTCAGCGCACCAGTTCCGGGGCCTGCGGATGACCGAACAGTCCCGGGAGGCCCCCGCTGTGCAGGAGCACGGTGCGCTCGCCCGCCCCGACGTCTCCGGCCCGCACGGCGGCGACGAGACCCGCGGCGGCGCGTCCGGTGTAGACGGGGTCGAGCACGATGCCCTCGGTCCGCGCGACGAGCGCGACGGCCTCCGCGACAGCCGGTGTGAGCACGCCGTAGCCCTCGCCGACCTGGTCGTGGCGCACCCGGGGCCGACCCGGGTCCGCGGTCCCCGCCTCCCGCGCCAACCCGCGGGCCAGGTCGGAGACCCGGGCCTGCGCGTCCTGGACCGCTCCCGTGTCGACCCCGAGCACGCGGTCGACACCGAGGGCGTGCACCAGCCCGGCCATGGTGCCTCCGGAACCGATCGCGGTGACGACGGTGGTCAGGTCGGGCGCCTGGGTCAGCAGTTCCGCCCCGGCGGCGACGTAGCCGCGGGCCCCGACCACGCTCGATCCTCCGAAGGGGATGACCTCGGCCGGGGTGCCGTTCTCGCGCAACGATTCTGCCTCCCGCTCCACGCGGGCGGCCAGCGTCGTCGGGTCGACCTCGCCCGCCCAGACGATGCGCGCGCCCAGCAGGGCGTCGAGCAGGAGGTTCCCGCGCGCCTCCGCCGGTTCGTCGCCCTCGAGGACG
This region includes:
- a CDS encoding AAA family ATPase, which encodes MTAVPNDAPNDAELDRAAAVLTELRRAFSARIVGQHRLFETLVATLVAGGHVLLESMPGLAKTTAASTIANALGGSFRRVQCTPDLLPSDIVGTQVYDAVRAEFTTRLGPVHANVVLLDEINRSSAKTQSAMLEAMQEHQVTIAGVTHPLPQPFFVVATQNPVESEGTYPLPEAQLDRFLLHDVLDYPSAAEEEEIVRAHRTGSAPDLQPSSVSLDDVRLLQDLARRVHVDVSLVGYVVALVRASRADPATEFGASPRASIALTSAAQVRALMQGRDHVLPADVRALAHRALRHRMGLTFEALAEDVRADDVVDRLLEQVPAP
- a CDS encoding pyridoxal-phosphate dependent enzyme, with translation MPEHLPAPVHQPVVLGSWPTPLEPAPRLAQALGLGPEDLWVKRDDLIGLGGGGNKVRKLEHTLGAALAAGAGAVVTSGAPQSNHARLTAAAASRLGLQAVLVLEGDEPAEARGNLLLDALLGARIVWAGEVDPTTLAARVEREAESLRENGTPAEVIPFGGSSVVGARGYVAAGAELLTQAPDLTTVVTAIGSGGTMAGLVHALGVDRVLGVDTGAVQDAQARVSDLARGLAREAGTADPGRPRVRHDQVGEGYGVLTPAVAEAVALVARTEGIVLDPVYTGRAAAGLVAAVRAGDVGAGERTVLLHSGGLPGLFGHPQAPELVR
- a CDS encoding DUF58 domain-containing protein, whose product is MTARPPAGRGPGQVSPRLAALLAIPAHRRSHGQLDGDWAAVFPGRSHDFDDLRPYVEGDDVRDIDWSATARNPVPLVKRYVARRDQTVLFLVPTGAELAAAGVGGEPKLVAVRLVVEVLAGVAEARGDRVALVAGRPDALTVLPARRGAAHRARVVSSLTAAIGDPPVDVGTLLERAARYQRRRAVVVVVADDVDVDAGLQQAVRRLAIRHDVLWVTISDVDPTGVEGTLGALGGPRLLPGRVRRVARVRAAHLAADRERRRRAVSLLRRNGVSVGRVDGPHGVMAGLHALVREHARARG
- a CDS encoding VWA domain-containing protein → MTELLHPWVLAVALLPVAVLCAVVVRRDRRSRRSVPVLAHADRLTALPAYRRARRRHRTALAVATVAAVVAVVGCAVLTARPVTVVAVDQDSRSRDVVLCLDVSSSMAPTDAAVLDAFARIARDSPGDRIGLVLFDSRPVQVFPLTDDADYVSTQLAKVRAAYDTANVGSPAWAGTTGGEGTSVIGDGAATCVGAFDRLDSPRSRSVVLATDDIAGGPQRVTLDDVGHLALARGVRLYGLNPAAPTTDTARAAAQQFQTAVTLSGGTYAEVTSPGAVPGVVTGLRAREAARATGTPRLVPVDASRSVGVVVGAAVLVLLVARALAGGRPARRGVVVTVVLVGLSGVLVWAPTVPGGTSALRSRDVDVYLVVDGTLSMAAEDGAGGRTRLSEVQADVGELTRRYAGARFSTIVSSSTALQTMPLTTDTAAALTSVASLVPSSAGSAQGGDPRQASALLYRLLSAGARQAPGRAQLVFYFGDGEATRPASAGRFSADGAGGGAVLGYGTASGGPMRDAPLVGGESTYVRDTRPGHLGNAISREDRKTLQGIADELGVPFVQRTGSTGFDAVVADAVPGRLRPVRAALGSATPLSWIVAGVLLVVLAADGLHWWTRRRS